One region of uncultured Desulfovibrio sp. genomic DNA includes:
- a CDS encoding tetratricopeptide repeat protein, with protein sequence MANKKPPKKSADTPTAAQLSTPADSTSTPETAPQAEQPHGISKVSKGVFFVGIAVALVLGVYVGSLVPSIFTQEPAQQAPAGQTQAASQASGQPSAQPSGQAKQDNQPPIPPELAAKIASMEQNVLANPKDANNWTDLGNLYFDTGQSRKAASAYERSLALAPDNADVLTDLGIMYRELGEYDKAVTSFRRASSVNPRHENAMFNEGVVLYFDLKRKDDAMKAWQRLLAANPAARAPDGQSVSDVIRNLR encoded by the coding sequence ATGGCAAACAAAAAGCCCCCCAAAAAGTCCGCAGATACTCCCACGGCAGCGCAGCTTTCCACGCCCGCCGACAGCACATCCACCCCGGAAACCGCCCCCCAGGCTGAACAGCCCCACGGCATCAGCAAGGTCAGCAAGGGTGTGTTTTTTGTAGGCATCGCCGTTGCCCTTGTGCTGGGCGTCTATGTGGGCAGCCTTGTGCCGTCAATATTCACGCAGGAACCCGCGCAACAAGCGCCCGCAGGCCAGACGCAGGCGGCTTCGCAGGCTTCGGGGCAGCCTTCCGCTCAGCCTTCCGGCCAGGCCAAGCAGGACAACCAGCCTCCCATTCCGCCCGAGCTGGCAGCCAAAATCGCCTCCATGGAACAAAATGTCCTTGCCAACCCCAAGGACGCGAACAACTGGACAGACCTTGGCAATCTTTATTTTGACACCGGCCAGTCGCGCAAGGCCGCCAGCGCCTACGAGCGTTCGCTGGCTCTTGCCCCTGACAATGCCGATGTGCTGACCGACCTTGGCATCATGTACCGCGAGCTTGGCGAATACGACAAGGCCGTGACGAGCTTCCGCCGCGCCTCCAGCGTCAATCCCCGGCATGAAAACGCCATGTTCAACGAGGGCGTGGTGCTTTACTTCGACCTCAAGCGCAAGGACGACGCCATGAAGGCATGGCAGCGCCTGCTGGCAGCCAACCCCGCTGCGCGCGCTCCTGACGGGCAGTCTGTTTCTGACGTAATCAGAAACCTGCGCTAG
- a CDS encoding phospholipase D-like domain-containing protein, whose translation MLLFFETLGLLVAHILSWVAVCHALLTKHDPRAALGWTVTALFLPVVGPILYACFGISRAESRASRIMRRQQPLEPDYAHPPLSKVPPENIPDSIARMEHIGRVLTEQHLSTGNTVTPLRNGDQAYPAMLAAIDNAKDHVFLCTYIFNAGQVATAFGEALARAAERGVDARLLVDGIGMLYSLRKPWKKLAKRGVRVALFMPPRLFPPNFSINLRNHRKMLVCDTMAFTGGMNIADDNIAAGKTRYVQDMHFQCEGPIVDQLRRAFLLNWGFCTNNYTPLPPTTTLPRGESRCRIIMDGPGSEADILNDIYCAVINAARRSVRIMTPYFLPSHGLVSALRSAGQRGVDVRVVLPEKNNLFYVHWAQYRLLPTLLEAGVRVWYQQPPFAHTKLLAVDGYYSQIGSANLDARSLRLNFELNMEVFNPDVHDQITAHIDRAIITGREITRDYLAALPLPVKLRNAACWIFSPYL comes from the coding sequence ATGCTGCTATTTTTTGAAACACTGGGCCTCCTGGTCGCCCACATACTTTCGTGGGTTGCCGTCTGCCATGCCCTGCTGACCAAACACGACCCCCGCGCGGCCCTTGGCTGGACTGTCACGGCCCTGTTTCTGCCTGTTGTAGGCCCCATCCTGTATGCCTGTTTTGGCATCAGCAGAGCAGAAAGCAGGGCCAGCCGCATCATGCGGCGGCAACAGCCTCTGGAGCCGGATTATGCCCATCCGCCTCTTTCCAAGGTCCCACCGGAAAATATCCCTGACAGCATAGCCCGCATGGAACACATCGGGCGAGTGCTCACCGAGCAGCACCTGAGCACCGGCAATACCGTCACCCCTTTGCGCAACGGCGATCAGGCATACCCGGCCATGCTTGCTGCCATAGACAATGCCAAGGATCACGTTTTTCTCTGCACCTATATTTTCAACGCAGGCCAGGTTGCAACGGCCTTTGGCGAGGCCCTGGCCCGTGCTGCGGAGCGCGGCGTGGACGCCCGCCTGTTGGTGGACGGCATCGGCATGCTCTATTCCCTGCGCAAGCCGTGGAAAAAACTCGCCAAGCGCGGGGTGCGCGTGGCCCTGTTCATGCCGCCGCGCCTGTTTCCGCCCAATTTCAGCATCAACCTGCGCAACCACCGCAAAATGCTGGTGTGCGACACCATGGCCTTTACCGGCGGTATGAACATAGCGGACGACAACATCGCCGCAGGCAAGACCAGGTATGTGCAGGACATGCACTTTCAGTGCGAAGGCCCAATTGTGGATCAGTTGCGCCGCGCATTTTTGCTCAACTGGGGTTTCTGCACCAATAACTACACCCCCCTGCCGCCAACCACCACCCTGCCGCGCGGCGAAAGCCGCTGCCGCATAATCATGGACGGCCCCGGCTCCGAGGCGGATATCCTCAACGACATCTACTGCGCCGTCATCAATGCGGCCCGGCGCTCCGTGCGCATCATGACGCCCTACTTTCTGCCCTCGCACGGGCTGGTTTCCGCACTGCGCTCCGCAGGGCAGCGCGGTGTGGACGTGCGCGTTGTGCTGCCTGAAAAAAACAATCTCTTCTACGTGCACTGGGCGCAGTACCGCCTGCTGCCCACCCTGCTGGAAGCAGGCGTGCGCGTATGGTACCAGCAGCCCCCCTTTGCCCACACCAAGCTGCTGGCCGTGGACGGCTACTATTCACAGATAGGTTCGGCCAATCTGGACGCCCGCAGCCTGCGCCTGAACTTTGAGCTGAACATGGAAGTGTTCAACCCGGATGTGCACGACCAGATTACCGCCCACATAGACAGGGCCATCATCACGGGACGCGAAATCACCAGGGATTACCTTGCCGCCCTGCCCCTGCCCGTAAAGCTGCGCAATGCCGCCTGCTGGATATTTTCACCCTATCTGTAA
- a CDS encoding MFS transporter: MPRKHLHGPAAQQTEAGFIETFAAICRGNFLVVTCINMLLMTDYYLIFVTGTAHVQKTFGTSLSTAGLTSGIMVIGCLVGRFLSGNQLSTFGGKPCLLAGLLLFTASIGGLFLVDSLPMLFVQRFAAGFGIGVAGTATGAIVAYVVPVRFHGLGIGLFTMSAALALALGPFLGIFLSLRYGYHTLMLLNAGISLLCLGIFCFLHNLPPMRQPARPVLSLYSYIDPRVVRFSLVALAVCPSYGCIQAFLPSFAAEHGLTSTASIFFLCYAGAAMLTRPQSGRLFDRHGEHVILYPALLLTALALFVLSRADSAAVLLCAGLLLGVGFANFQSVGQAVSLSLVSRSRYAQATTTFYIFFDLGIGLGPYIFGHLIPSIGYSGMYLTLSIVVLASVGIYRIVHGGWAR, encoded by the coding sequence ATGCCCAGGAAACACCTTCACGGCCCAGCGGCCCAGCAGACAGAAGCAGGTTTCATTGAGACCTTTGCCGCCATTTGCCGGGGCAACTTTTTGGTTGTCACCTGCATCAACATGTTGTTGATGACGGACTACTATCTCATCTTTGTCACCGGCACGGCCCATGTGCAAAAAACCTTTGGCACCAGCCTGAGCACAGCAGGGCTGACCTCGGGCATCATGGTCATCGGCTGCCTTGTGGGACGATTCCTTTCAGGCAACCAGCTCTCCACATTTGGGGGTAAACCCTGCCTGCTTGCGGGCCTGCTGCTGTTTACCGCAAGCATTGGCGGCCTGTTCCTGGTGGATTCTCTGCCCATGCTTTTTGTGCAGCGCTTTGCTGCCGGCTTTGGCATAGGCGTAGCCGGAACCGCCACAGGAGCCATTGTGGCCTATGTGGTTCCTGTACGGTTTCATGGTCTGGGTATAGGTCTTTTTACCATGAGTGCCGCACTGGCGCTGGCCCTCGGGCCATTTTTGGGCATCTTCCTTTCCCTCAGGTACGGATACCACACCCTCATGCTGCTCAATGCGGGCATCAGCTTGCTGTGTCTGGGAATTTTCTGCTTTTTGCACAACCTGCCGCCCATGCGCCAGCCTGCGCGCCCGGTTTTGAGCCTGTACAGCTATATTGACCCGCGAGTGGTGCGCTTTTCTCTGGTGGCGCTTGCCGTGTGCCCGAGCTATGGCTGTATACAGGCATTCTTGCCTTCCTTTGCGGCGGAGCACGGACTCACGAGCACAGCCAGCATTTTTTTTCTGTGTTACGCCGGGGCGGCCATGCTCACGCGGCCCCAAAGCGGCCGCTTGTTTGACCGGCACGGCGAACACGTGATTTTGTACCCTGCCCTGTTGCTCACGGCTCTGGCCCTGTTTGTGCTTTCGCGCGCAGATAGCGCTGCCGTGCTGCTGTGCGCGGGCCTGCTGCTGGGCGTGGGCTTTGCCAACTTTCAATCTGTGGGGCAGGCGGTATCCCTCTCGCTGGTTTCACGCTCGCGCTATGCGCAGGCAACCACAACATTCTACATCTTCTTTGACCTTGGTATCGGCCTTGGGCCTTACATATTCGGCCATCTTATTCCTTCAATAGGCTACAGCGGCATGTATCTGACCCTGAGCATCGTAGTTCTGGCTTCGGTTGGCATATACCGTATTGTTCATGGTGGATGGGCGCGCTGA
- a CDS encoding universal stress protein: MYKTILIPVSGKNGLSRAKSALSHAKKLASGDIVLLHIFEPLPQIVGGEAHAELLAEQKAKGQTLLNTVVAEMEKPVGSVRCRIEEGTTAETIIRVAHEENADLIIMFTDGRDGLQDMLLGSITERVLRNTDTPLLAIRR; encoded by the coding sequence ATGTATAAGACTATTCTGATCCCTGTAAGCGGAAAAAACGGCCTCAGCCGAGCCAAATCTGCCCTGAGTCACGCCAAAAAACTTGCCAGCGGCGATATTGTCCTCCTGCACATTTTTGAACCGCTGCCCCAGATTGTCGGTGGCGAAGCCCACGCCGAACTTCTGGCGGAGCAGAAGGCCAAGGGACAGACCCTGCTGAACACTGTGGTGGCGGAAATGGAAAAGCCCGTCGGGTCTGTGCGCTGCCGCATAGAAGAAGGCACCACGGCTGAAACCATCATTCGCGTGGCACATGAGGAAAATGCAGACCTTATCATCATGTTCACTGACGGGCGCGACGGGCTGCAAGACATGCTGCTCGGCTCCATAACAGAACGTGTGCTGCGCAATACCGATACGCCGCTGCTGGCCATACGCCGCTAA
- a CDS encoding cytidylyltransferase domain-containing protein, with the protein MLHKGTPMRKTGKVIAIVQARLGSTRLPMKSLLCLRDVPVIDWVTRRLAQAAKLDGIMVAVPDTPLDRVLMEHLQRRGVPCVAGSEDDVLARFCLAARTADAGRVVRVCADNPLIWSGAIDRLVDFYEQGGWDYAYNHIPRNNLWPDGLGAEILSRELLEELDAKAAQTSQREHCLNYIWDNAASFKIGTFDPEEDWLRRPELKLDMDRPDDFCRLALKPIHPDMDARDIVRVFG; encoded by the coding sequence ATGCTCCACAAAGGAACACCCATGCGCAAGACCGGCAAGGTTATAGCCATTGTTCAGGCCCGCCTCGGCTCCACGCGGCTTCCCATGAAATCACTGCTCTGTCTGCGCGATGTGCCCGTTATCGACTGGGTAACGCGGCGGCTGGCGCAGGCGGCAAAGCTTGACGGCATCATGGTGGCCGTGCCGGATACCCCCCTTGACCGTGTGCTCATGGAGCATCTGCAAAGGCGCGGCGTACCCTGCGTTGCCGGTTCGGAGGACGATGTGCTGGCGCGGTTCTGCCTTGCGGCCCGCACGGCGGATGCCGGGCGCGTGGTGCGCGTGTGCGCCGATAATCCGCTCATCTGGAGCGGGGCCATTGACCGGCTGGTGGATTTTTATGAGCAGGGCGGCTGGGATTATGCCTATAACCATATTCCGCGCAACAATCTCTGGCCCGACGGCCTTGGTGCGGAAATCCTCTCGCGTGAGCTGCTGGAAGAACTGGACGCCAAGGCCGCCCAGACCTCGCAGCGTGAGCACTGCCTCAACTACATCTGGGACAATGCCGCCAGCTTTAAAATAGGCACGTTTGATCCGGAAGAAGACTGGCTGCGCCGCCCCGAACTCAAGCTGGATATGGACAGGCCTGATGACTTTTGCCGTCTGGCGCTCAAGCCCATCCACCCCGACATGGACGCAAGGGATATTGTGCGCGTGTTTGGCTAG
- a CDS encoding response regulator, whose product MTLTPSGISRALLRACALFLCIACAGIGAPSTAHSGMIPPVLRSASTPLLPDLQYFIDVTGTMDVEEAAAPSNSQMFKPLNVKELPRVTGVMWLRFTLAPLPAGGRSQAMLLDMGPDVPADPVLYEPAANPTTDSVEWREILPSHRNVMLLPEPGADPITCYIRLDGLPGIWFSPMLRSPQDAASNWGSLAGTAALLALAVVMLLCLLRGLSERGQWRIWTALYVGVALAQGIVGMPAYGSGSITLNQALAVLAPGLALMLLPHVGRHLMRTRGRSPLLDAQFILLSLPGAALALLPLLPGFSWSIRFLSLWPACTAIFTLSALGGALMGLGGSRRFLLGCLVPPLFVAAGVMGLDYGYAANLLASAPLWGTALSALLIAGTGMPRDAAQTEEANKATKRESAAASKRNAAALDAALISSSLGAGPNDGPISLDTPLDDPNLRLLPPSAVTGKTAADFSALPVDISDNSDLEPVAAPARNQKKSASAVDPGIWENLLRPPLDRLMREGAALGHCSLPPAVRQYAENMLGAAGDLARIIDNPGKELDQTSVGEQRAAFNLQHLVREAHDAVTAAAENSGIGLAWYMPPLLGHMYEGQARALRETLGLLLESAVRATKRGAVHLSVRRVPETADPGHLLFTVTDTGAGIPPRDRSSLALTRAWELAGSNSGYLNVECGPQGTSIAFTLRLKPLENETEAEAAPEPQRAPTITVVAESAVDRQALAHMITTLGCNSTQARSMREALECNREAPALMLVTQDPHDGPAEADALGRFEAEALKAGLPVFKALAVTKDNTRWDELADTGYTHALLEPVDAEAFAATLREVLDEAGFTDHGPAVSAVSAPVPAAEENDPVQPAEDIPLPAHEENSPESESLPADAAPSVQAQEQNQLPDLFGHDASLQDALPDTGASVDSQPLTMPLPHDGLLSSPQSLNFGTADQSGMLLPMMEDSPQAEEDAPIELTDLLPPEDSAQDAGQALVAMPDTPEISLEEPAAAVPAPVEKEAAPVEEQTASQQPEPLDILPDAAQSEPLGMQDDAEHQPEAQPEIITEILPEPSAEEPQEADAATPQQEASQAASNTDAEFMASAGLEGPLWAAEAPAAPQANELAPEPAREPDAVEQAELVTDTPAAAPVLEATEQMPAPDKAPAPIETLDWPEPEQHPGPAPAARETVTPAEFLEAALPSDPVLPTEPDEQPIAESADTLKAMTGRAGEATLSPVNTQGFDVPAPAGKGAWDTYSLQDEWVGEPMPIGTPIKTASPAAQSAVQSAPQSAPGFVQGMPQTSARDALSAARPPAAPAREEKSYVSPSLAHPGEWVGEPMPMTKPARQDDASGAVNQDSKQDSGHTADERRSRQVEMPRTATGRLILKLLGSAGDRPLGADNEPLPGGKPDLMADLAAMPRQDTMQAESPALAGTSGAESPAGVSANVAEPQRTAAHLKGKATGNSIMNFIAGAAEALRHNGHDNAQHAPQGGHSGETPPAQTPEAESYSTPPAEQRTVEPQPAAFAPQAPVQPTAPRETDQTIPQLVARLDAAMDDAQQGFKNRRCAVVGDAANRIASESDAFGFRVLARMARCVERAAKANDMNALRDLLPELAVAVERNRIGLTPRR is encoded by the coding sequence ATGACTCTCACTCCCTCCGGCATTTCGCGTGCGTTGCTGCGCGCCTGCGCCCTTTTTTTGTGCATAGCCTGCGCAGGTATTGGAGCGCCGTCGACGGCGCACAGCGGCATGATTCCGCCCGTGTTGCGTTCAGCAAGCACGCCGCTGCTGCCCGACCTGCAATACTTTATTGACGTGACGGGAACCATGGATGTGGAGGAGGCTGCCGCCCCTTCCAACAGCCAGATGTTCAAACCCCTGAACGTCAAGGAACTGCCGCGAGTCACCGGAGTGATGTGGCTGCGCTTTACCTTGGCCCCTCTGCCCGCAGGGGGGCGCTCGCAGGCCATGCTGCTGGACATGGGGCCGGATGTTCCGGCTGACCCTGTTCTGTACGAACCTGCCGCCAACCCAACGACAGACAGCGTTGAATGGCGCGAGATTCTCCCGAGCCACCGCAATGTGATGCTGCTGCCCGAGCCGGGGGCCGACCCGATCACCTGCTATATTCGCCTGGACGGCCTGCCGGGCATCTGGTTTTCCCCCATGCTGCGCAGCCCGCAGGACGCCGCCTCCAACTGGGGCAGCCTTGCAGGCACTGCCGCCCTGCTGGCTCTTGCCGTGGTCATGCTGCTGTGCCTTTTGCGCGGACTCTCCGAAAGGGGCCAGTGGCGCATCTGGACAGCGCTTTACGTGGGCGTTGCTCTTGCGCAGGGCATAGTTGGCATGCCTGCCTACGGCTCCGGCAGCATAACCCTGAATCAGGCCCTGGCGGTGCTTGCGCCTGGTCTGGCGCTCATGCTCCTGCCCCACGTGGGCCGTCATCTTATGCGTACGAGGGGCCGCTCCCCCCTGCTGGACGCCCAGTTTATATTGCTTTCCCTGCCGGGAGCGGCACTGGCCCTGCTGCCGCTCCTCCCCGGTTTTAGCTGGAGCATCCGTTTTCTTTCCCTCTGGCCTGCCTGCACGGCGATCTTTACCCTGAGCGCCCTTGGCGGGGCCCTCATGGGCCTTGGCGGCTCACGGCGTTTTCTTTTGGGCTGCCTTGTGCCGCCCCTGTTTGTGGCTGCGGGCGTCATGGGGCTTGATTACGGCTACGCCGCAAATCTGCTGGCTTCTGCTCCGCTTTGGGGCACGGCCCTGAGCGCCCTGCTCATTGCCGGAACAGGCATGCCGCGTGATGCCGCCCAAACTGAAGAAGCCAACAAGGCCACAAAGCGCGAATCCGCAGCGGCGAGCAAACGTAACGCTGCCGCGCTGGATGCAGCGCTGATCAGTTCCAGCCTTGGCGCCGGGCCAAACGATGGCCCCATCAGTCTTGATACCCCGCTGGACGACCCCAATCTGCGTCTCTTGCCTCCCTCTGCCGTCACAGGCAAAACCGCCGCTGACTTTTCCGCCCTGCCGGTGGATATTTCTGACAATTCCGATCTGGAACCAGTTGCAGCGCCTGCCAGAAACCAGAAAAAATCCGCCTCCGCCGTTGATCCCGGCATATGGGAAAATCTGCTGCGCCCGCCGCTGGATCGCCTCATGCGCGAAGGCGCGGCTCTCGGCCATTGCTCTCTGCCACCTGCGGTGCGCCAGTATGCCGAGAACATGCTTGGCGCGGCTGGCGATCTTGCCAGAATTATTGACAATCCCGGCAAAGAGCTGGATCAGACCAGCGTTGGCGAACAGCGCGCAGCTTTCAACCTGCAACACCTTGTACGCGAGGCGCACGATGCCGTGACCGCCGCCGCCGAGAACTCGGGTATTGGCCTTGCGTGGTACATGCCCCCGCTGTTGGGGCACATGTATGAGGGACAGGCCCGCGCCCTGCGCGAAACCCTCGGCCTGCTGCTTGAAAGCGCCGTACGCGCCACCAAAAGAGGTGCAGTGCACCTTTCTGTGCGGCGTGTGCCCGAAACCGCCGATCCGGGCCATCTGCTGTTTACTGTGACCGACACCGGGGCGGGCATTCCGCCGCGCGACAGATCATCACTGGCGCTCACCCGCGCATGGGAACTGGCCGGTTCCAACAGCGGTTACCTCAATGTGGAATGCGGCCCACAGGGAACATCCATTGCCTTTACCCTGCGCCTGAAGCCGCTGGAGAACGAAACCGAAGCAGAAGCTGCGCCGGAACCACAGCGCGCGCCCACCATTACAGTGGTGGCCGAAAGCGCCGTTGACCGTCAGGCGTTAGCCCACATGATAACCACCCTCGGCTGCAACAGCACCCAGGCCCGCAGCATGCGGGAAGCGCTGGAATGCAACCGCGAAGCTCCCGCACTCATGCTGGTGACTCAGGATCCCCACGACGGCCCCGCAGAGGCGGACGCTCTGGGGCGCTTTGAGGCCGAAGCCCTCAAGGCCGGGCTGCCCGTGTTCAAGGCCCTTGCCGTCACCAAGGACAATACCCGCTGGGATGAACTGGCAGACACGGGATACACCCACGCCCTGCTTGAACCTGTGGACGCGGAAGCCTTTGCCGCTACCCTGCGGGAAGTGCTGGACGAAGCTGGATTTACAGACCATGGCCCGGCTGTGTCAGCAGTGTCGGCCCCTGTCCCTGCGGCAGAAGAAAACGATCCTGTGCAGCCCGCAGAGGATATTCCCCTGCCCGCTCACGAGGAAAATTCGCCCGAGTCCGAGAGCCTGCCTGCCGATGCTGCACCCAGCGTACAGGCACAGGAGCAGAACCAGCTGCCCGATCTCTTTGGCCACGACGCCTCCTTGCAGGATGCCCTGCCCGACACGGGCGCATCCGTGGATTCTCAGCCGCTGACAATGCCGCTACCGCATGATGGGTTGCTGTCTTCCCCGCAATCGCTGAATTTTGGCACCGCCGACCAGTCTGGCATGCTGCTGCCCATGATGGAAGATTCCCCGCAGGCAGAAGAAGACGCGCCCATTGAACTGACTGATCTTTTGCCCCCCGAGGACTCTGCACAGGATGCCGGACAGGCGCTTGTTGCCATGCCTGACACTCCAGAAATTTCCCTGGAGGAACCTGCCGCCGCTGTTCCCGCTCCTGTAGAAAAGGAAGCAGCCCCGGTAGAAGAGCAAACTGCGTCTCAGCAGCCTGAACCGCTGGATATTTTGCCGGATGCGGCCCAGTCAGAGCCTCTGGGCATGCAGGACGATGCAGAGCATCAGCCCGAAGCGCAGCCGGAAATTATTACGGAGATTTTGCCCGAGCCATCGGCAGAAGAGCCGCAGGAAGCTGACGCTGCTACCCCGCAGCAGGAAGCCTCGCAGGCGGCGAGCAACACTGACGCTGAATTTATGGCCTCGGCTGGCCTTGAAGGCCCGCTGTGGGCGGCAGAAGCCCCTGCGGCCCCGCAGGCGAACGAGCTGGCGCCTGAACCCGCACGGGAACCCGATGCGGTGGAACAGGCGGAACTCGTCACAGATACGCCCGCAGCCGCACCTGTTCTGGAAGCAACGGAGCAAATGCCTGCCCCGGACAAGGCACCTGCTCCAATTGAAACGCTTGACTGGCCCGAACCGGAACAGCATCCCGGCCCCGCTCCTGCCGCCCGGGAAACTGTTACTCCGGCGGAATTTCTTGAGGCAGCCCTGCCTTCGGATCCGGTTTTGCCCACAGAGCCAGACGAACAGCCCATTGCCGAAAGCGCCGACACTCTCAAGGCCATGACGGGTCGGGCCGGCGAAGCCACGCTTTCCCCTGTCAACACACAGGGTTTTGATGTTCCCGCGCCTGCTGGCAAGGGCGCATGGGATACCTACAGCCTTCAGGATGAATGGGTGGGTGAACCCATGCCCATTGGCACCCCCATCAAAACAGCCAGCCCTGCGGCGCAGTCTGCGGTCCAATCTGCGCCACAGTCTGCGCCAGGTTTTGTGCAAGGCATGCCACAGACATCCGCACGGGATGCCCTGTCTGCCGCTCGCCCGCCTGCTGCGCCCGCCAGAGAAGAAAAAAGCTATGTCAGCCCCAGCCTCGCGCACCCTGGGGAATGGGTGGGTGAACCTATGCCCATGACCAAGCCCGCCAGGCAGGATGATGCCTCCGGTGCGGTCAACCAGGACTCCAAGCAGGATTCCGGGCATACTGCTGATGAAAGACGTTCCCGCCAGGTTGAAATGCCGCGCACCGCAACAGGGCGGCTCATTCTCAAACTGCTGGGCAGCGCTGGCGACCGCCCCCTTGGGGCAGACAACGAGCCACTGCCCGGCGGCAAGCCTGATCTCATGGCGGATCTAGCGGCCATGCCCCGGCAGGACACTATGCAGGCCGAGTCCCCAGCGCTTGCTGGCACGTCCGGCGCAGAGTCGCCTGCCGGAGTTTCTGCCAACGTTGCGGAACCCCAGCGTACCGCCGCGCACCTCAAGGGCAAGGCAACTGGCAATTCCATCATGAATTTCATTGCAGGCGCGGCAGAGGCGCTGCGCCATAACGGGCATGACAACGCCCAGCATGCGCCTCAAGGCGGTCACTCCGGTGAAACACCACCTGCACAAACCCCTGAGGCAGAGAGCTATAGTACGCCCCCTGCGGAGCAAAGAACCGTGGAGCCACAACCTGCCGCATTTGCGCCGCAGGCTCCTGTGCAGCCCACCGCCCCGCGTGAAACGGACCAAACTATTCCGCAGCTTGTGGCGCGGCTTGATGCCGCCATGGACGATGCACAGCAGGGCTTCAAAAACCGCCGCTGCGCGGTGGTGGGTGACGCTGCCAACCGCATTGCCTCGGAATCCGATGCCTTTGGCTTCCGCGTGCTGGCCCGTATGGCCCGGTGTGTGGAACGCGCCGCCAAGGCCAATGACATGAACGCACTGCGCGACCTGCTGCCCGAGCTGGCCGTGGCAGTTGAACGCAACCGCATCGGCCTGACCCCGCGCCGCTAA